One window of Drosophila busckii strain San Diego stock center, stock number 13000-0081.31 chromosome 3L, ASM1175060v1, whole genome shotgun sequence genomic DNA carries:
- the LOC108600511 gene encoding fat-body protein 1: MQRLLLLCALLGGVAAGRILQRDMNTVGQRIERMSSQDLLRQKFLLDIVQRVQQPLQLQELIQLDQGLITDAQRYRGGIDTEMQRVIELDRQRALLGINDNCNIGNMLHVQQLRGIYRLLVRALDFDTLQRNVIYLRRNINPVLLINALTMAIRDRDDTQSLIMPAMQEILPELYLDQQVIERAQRLQLDTEQSVRPGIMDLVGLGQRMRQVNPIMNIVMPWRDLRMQMALRKQQLLPQLNRVIVPTQSVEEEHIGLLTEDIGLRSFIQTLIQELAVHVDISEQRRRTIGNVRDINMEQRLVDVDDMDNDRLMRLNRRRMQQQQNIDVDITDQRRRTIGNVRDVDVDDMDNDRLMRLNRRRMQQQNINDDDDSINNINQRERDELHRVPLERIYGQNIGSNIFGTRRNVESQLNTVDSNNERLLHVGRRRQQLNQDDVSLNENQRTRMLDQDRLINSRFGNMDIDNERLLHINRRRLDDSMDNMTPRRIGRIGEGRRVVDNDDDITSYMRNRFDDEDNMDMLRRNRVFKVPTQQERFMRVLQNDIERMGNTRDSNINDLPTVARDDERLVHINRRRMDQSDSMTPRSRLNYLMPRRVERIGEGRRVLDENVLIGKYNRQDQRVDQFEDEDIMSTLRRNRLVKNPTEQQRFMNVVRGDRRIEGVSNMRDSNINDLPTVARDDERLVHINRRRLDQGMSPMRVQRIGEGRRVLDDEVMSEEQIAKLIRSDNRLTQLSEEEIIELLRQQRLRRQQVNEDGIERGIRSRRSVVNQIEERRPRSSEVLLQNLRQLLARLNQERISLRLGNDEGDNLGLLYPQNQAQRYALRLNEMRMESRRNRQMLEQINQIESRLQQVINQQVRGIDINNGMQLEQQQEVECMIGDVLMGHLGEVGIINILGELLQLDELRLNNPVLLHTLRRIVNIVDQQREQLLGVYRREQLLMSDVSINDVRVSKLRTRIEDFDVELNNMLEQTQQTIVARQQRLNNKPFTIDMDISSQRAQDVIIRVFLGPRQDVNGRDVSLEQRRADFVLLDAVNRQLQSGRNLIQLRSADITWTTRDVTPLSEIYRRVMTALRGQSDELVISEMVGETGCFPQRLLLPRGRVEGLPMQLLVIVSPMQRQGRVERRIDGVIGISLASLMDSRPLGFPLDRRIESEQQLLHLSNVQIQDVVIVHDN; encoded by the exons atGCAAAGGCTATTGTTGCTCTGTGCGCTGCTGGGCGGCGTCGCCGCAGGACGCATCCTGCAGCGTGACATGAACACGG TTGGGCAGCGCATTGAGCGCATGTCCTCGCAGGACTTGTTGCGCCAGAAGTTCTTGCTGGACATTGTGCAGCGtgtgcagcagccgctgcagctgcaggagcTCATCCAGCTGGACCAAGGACTCATTACCGATGCTCAGCGCTATCGCGGCGGCATTGATACGGAGATGCAGCGCGTCATTGAGCTCGATCGCCAGCGCGCGCTGTTGGGCATCAATGACAATTGCAAcattggcaacatgttgcatgtgcagcagctgcgtggcATCTATCGCCTGCTGGTGCGTGCCCTGGACTTTGACACACTGCAGCGCAATGTAATCTATCTGCGCCGCAACATTAATCCCGTGCTGCTGATCAATGCTCTGACCATGGCCATACGTGATCGCGACGATACTCAGTCGCTGATCATGCCCGCCATGCAGGAGATTCTGCCAGAGCTGTACTTGGATCAGCAGGTGATTGAGCGCGCGCAGCGTCTGCAACTGGACACGGAGCAAAGTGTGCGTCCCGGCATTATGGACCTGGTGGGTCTGGGCCAGCGCATGCGTCAGGTTAATCCGATTATGAATATTGTCATGCCCTGGCGCGATCTGCGCATGCAAATGGCGCTGagaaagcagcaactgctgcccCAGCTCAATCGCGTCATTGTGCCCACGCAGTCTGTGGAGGAGGAGCACATTGGTTTGTTAACCGAAGACATTGGCCTGCGCAGCTTTATACAGACGCTCATCCAGGAGTTGGCTGTGCATGTGGACATCAGCGAACAAAGACGTCGCACCATTGGCAACGTACGTGACATAAACATGGAGCAGCGTCTTGTGGATGTGGATGACATGGACAACGATCGCTTGATGCGTCTTAATCGCAGacgcatgcagcagcaacaaaacatcGATGTTGACATTACCGATCAAAGACGCCGCACAATTGGCAACGTACgtgatgtggatgtggatgaCATGGACAATGATCGTTTGATGCGCCTCAATCGCAGAcgtatgcagcagcagaacatcaatgatgacgacgacagcATCAACAACATTAACCAACGCGAGCGTGACGAGCTGCATCGTGTGCCTCTGGAGCGTATTTACGGCCAGAACATTGGCAGCAACATCTTTGGCACCCGTCGCAATGTGGAGAGCCAGCTGAACACTGTGGACAGCAACAACGAGCGTCTGCTGCATGTGGGTCGCCGCCGTCAGCAGCTCAACCAGGATGACGTGTCGCTGAATGAGAACCAACGCACACGTATGCTGGACCAAGATCGTCTAATCAACAGCCGCTTCGGCAACATGGACATCGACAATGAGCGTCTGTTGCACATTAACCGCCGTCGACTGGATGACTCTATGGACAACATGACGCCACGCCGCATTGGCCGCATTGGCGAGGGCCGCCGTGTCGTGGACAACGATGATGACATCACCAGCTATATGCGCAATCGCTTTGATGATGAGGACAACATGGATATGCTGCGTCGCAATCGCGTCTTTAAGGTGCCCACTCAGCAGGAGCGCTTCATGCGTGTGCTGCAGAACGATATTGAGCGCATGGGCAACACGCGTGACTCCAACATTAATGATCTGCCCACTGTAGCACGCGACGATGAGCGCTTGGTGCACATCAACAGACGCCGCATGGATCAGTCCGATAGCATGACGCCACGCAGCCGTTTGAACTACTTGATGCCTCGTCGCGTTGAACGCATTGGTGAGGGTCGCCGTGTGCTGGACGAGAATGTGCTGATTGGCAAATACAATCGCCAGGATCAGCGTGTCGATCAGTTCGAGGATGAGGACATTATGAGCACGCTGCGTCGCAATCGTCTGGTGAAGAACCCAACGGAACAGCAACGCTTTATGAATGTTGTGCGCGGAGATCGCAGAATTGAGGGAGTTAGCAATATGCGTGACAGCAACATCAATGATCTGCCCACTGTGGCACGCGATGATGAGCGCCTGGTGCACATCAACAGACGCCGCCTGGATCAAGGCATGAGTCCCATGCGCGTGCAACGCATTGGTGAGGGCCGTCGTGTGCTGGACGATGAAGTCATGAGCGAGGAGCAGATTGCCAAGCTCATACGCAGCGACAATCGCCTGACACAGCTCAGCGAGGAGGAGATCATCGAGCTGCTGCGTCAGCAGCGCCTGCGCAGGCAGCAAGTGAACGAGGATGGCATTGAGCGTGGCATACGCAGCCGTCGCAGTGTGGTCAACCAGATTGAGGAGCGTCGTCCACGCAGCAGCGAGGTGCTGTTGCAGAATCTCAGACAGTTGCTGGCACGCCTGAACCAGGAGCGCATTTCACTGCGTCTGGGCAATGATGAGGGTGATAATCTCGGCTTGCTGTATCCACAGAACCAGGCACAACGCTATGCATTGCGCTTGAATGAGATGCGCATGGAATCGCGTCGCAATCGTCAGATGCTGGAGCAGATAAACCAAATCGAGAGTCGTCTGCAGCAGGTGATTAATCAGCAAGTGCGTGGCATCGACATCAACAACGGcatgcagctggagcagcagcaggaagtGGAGTGCATGATTGGCGATGTGCTCATGGGTCATCTGGGCGAGGTTGGCATTATCAACATTTTAggtgagctgctgcagctggatgAGCTGCGTCTGAACAATCCCGTGCTGCTGCACACGCTGCGTCGCATTGTCAACATTGTGGATCAGCAGCGGGAGCAGCTGTTGGGCGTCTATCGTCGCGAGCAACTGCTCATGTCCGATGTGAGCATCAACGATGTGCGCGTCAGCAAGCTGCGCACTCGCATTGAGGACTTCGATGTGGAGCTGAACAACATGTTGGAGCAGACACAGCAGACTATAGTGGCGCGTCAGCAGCGCCTCAACAACAAGCCCTTCACCATTGATATGGACATCAGCTCGCAGCGTGCACAGGATGTCATCATACGCGTATTTTTGGGTCCACGCCAGGATGTCAATGGCCGTGATGTGAGCCTGGAGCAGCGTCGCGCTGATTTTGTGCTGCTCGACGCTGTCAATCGTCAGCTGCAATCTGGCCGCAATCTCATCCAGCTGCGTTCCGCCGACATTACCTGGACTACACGTGATGTGACGCCTCTAAGCGAGATCTATCGCCGTGTGATGACTGCGTTGCGTGGCCAATCGGATGAGCTGGTTATATCCGAGATGGTGGGTGAGACTGGTTGCTTCCcgcagcgtctgctgctgccacgtgGACGTGTCGAGGGTCTGCCCATGCAGCTGCTGGTTATAGTGTCGCCCATGCAGCGTCAAGGCCGCGTGGAGCGCCGCATTGATGGCGTTATTGGCATCAGCTTGGCTTCGCTAATGGACAGCCGTCCGCTAGGCTTCCCGCTGGATCGTCGCATtgagagcgagcagcagctgctgcatctgTCCAATGTCCAAATCCAGGATGTGGTCATAGTGCATGATAACTAA